A genomic window from Gossypium hirsutum isolate 1008001.06 chromosome D10, Gossypium_hirsutum_v2.1, whole genome shotgun sequence includes:
- the LOC107915860 gene encoding probable WRKY transcription factor 51 — protein sequence MDFSRESSNPNLNITFYPDNLDPVTEFELSDYLMLDGGVFEEDSSSQSIASSEKGLGGGNEISGATSKTPIIKCKTEAREKKLEQRHRVAFITKSEIEVMDDGYKWRKYGKKPVKNSPNPRNYYKCSSGGCNVKKRIERDRDDHSYVITTYEGSHNHYSPFTVYYNQMPPNAWT from the exons ATGGACTTCTCCCGGGAGAGCTCAAACCCTAACCTTAATATCACCTTCTATCCCGATAACTTGGATCCGGTGACCGAGTTCGAGCTGTCGGATTATCTTATGCTCGACGGTGGGGTTTTCGAGGAAGACTCATCATCGCAAAGTATAGCATCGTCGGAGAAGGGCTTGGGAGGAGGTAACGAAATTAGTGGTGCAACATCGAAAACCCCCATCAT AAAATGCAAGACTGAAGCGAGGGAAAAGAAGTTGGAACAGAGGCATCGGGTTGCATTTATAACGAAATCGGAGATAGAAGTCATGGATGATGGATATAAATGGAGGAAATATGGGAAAAAGCCTGTGAAGAACAGCCCAAATCCAAG GAACTATTATAAATGTTCAAGTGGAGGATGCAATGTGAAGAAGAGGATAGAAAGGGACAGAGATGACCATAGTTATGTGATAACTACCTACGAGGGTTCTCACAATCATTACAGCCCTTTCACGGTTTATTATAATCAAATGCCTCCAAATGCTTGGACCTAG
- the LOC107914398 gene encoding uncharacterized protein At5g64816 gives MVEVWWSLLGAAIPAVIAGQAFRMKKRHAEDQKVKSARGREKTADDVFVCERVCTSKRMLKKVGAFSKDPFRDTCVTVCGVSELDACSDACARTVCVNQHQVPNWNDICLRRCQSECLRLSASNS, from the coding sequence ATGGTAGAAGTTTGGTGGTCCCTTCTTGGGGCTGCCATCCCTGCAGTTATCGCAGGGCAAGCTTTTAGAATGAAGAAAAGGCATGCTGAAGATCAGAAAGTTAAGAGTGCCAGAGGAAGGGAGAAGACTGcagatgatgtttttgtttgtgAGAGAGTCTGCACTTCAAAGAGAATGCTGAAAAAGGTTGGGGCATTTTCAAAAGATCCATTTCGTGACACTTGTGTAACTGTCTGTGGTGTGTCTGAGCTCGATGCATGCTCCGATGCTTGTGCTCGTACTGTTTGCGTCAACCAACATCAGGTACCCAACTGGAATGACATTTGCCTTCGAAGGTGTCAGAGTGAATGCCTTAGACTCTCTGCTTCGAATTCTTAG
- the LOC107916038 gene encoding uncharacterized protein, with translation MNKSRRCFTLSLLLLHFIVLSHQILWVVGETGQNQIKNEDKPSFFQVVSNTFSLLKKSHKNSLEKIKTIVHDFRLQFTSSKPDEEAMKTNFETNKEKVQETQKSTEETLQNTAEKVEDKKESRDEL, from the exons ATGAACAAATCTAGAAGATGCTTCACAttatctcttcttcttcttcacttcATCGTTCTCTCGCATCAGATCCTATGGGTAGTTGGTGAAACTGGGCAGAACCAGATCAAAAATGAAGACAAACCATCTTTCTTCCAGGTTGTTTCAAACACCTTTTCTTTGTTGAAGaaatctcataaaaattcttTGGAAAAAATCAAAACCATTGTCCATGATTTCCGCTTGCAGTTTACTTCATCTAAGCCAGA TGAAGAAGCAATGAAGACAAACtttgaaacaaataaagaaaaagttcaagaaactcaGAAATCTACAGAAGAAACTCTGCAAAATACTGCTGAGAAGGTTGAAGACAAAAAAGAATCCCGTGATGAACTTTAA